A region of the Leishmania major strain Friedlin complete genome, chromosome 4 genome:
TCCGAcgtgctccccctcccccgcctctgCCCGCCGTGCACCTCGGCGACAGACGTGTGAGCAAAAGCGGGTGATGAAGAAGAGAGCGCACGCCGTAAGGCAAGCAGAAACGCGAAGTGGAGCCTCGTGACAGCCAACATCgacgcgcacatgcgcaggcacacacgcacacgctaTGTGAGCGGATGAGGGGAGCTGAAGAGCGTCGTCGACGCCTTCCTCCATAAAAATCCGCTCGCGCACAGACGAAGAAagacggggaggaggaggggccaTCAACCACGTTTCTCCAGCACGAAGTCATGAGCACACAAGAATATAGGGACGCCACGAACACATCAGCGTTACGAATCAGTTGCGAACCAAGTAAGCGCCTATGACAGGGAGCAAGTAAGGAGATCAttacacatacacacacagagggcgGGATCGGGGGCGTTATCGTGGCAGTGGGGTGACTAGGTGGAGAGGCAGGGTGGCGCGCATGAAGCTTGTGCTTTCCTGCACGCGCTTCGGTGACCGTGGGACTGCAGGCACCCCTTGGTGGACTGTTTTccactccacccccccccctcgttTCCTCGCACGACGACAACGGTCGGCTCTCTGTACAACAATGCCACTTGCGGGCCGCTGAGGTTTTATGGCGGGTTTACGTCGTCGCCCTTGTTGCATGAACCTCACGAGCAGCGTGGGGCGGCGCAATGTCCAGCGTCTTTgcccccttcgcctccaACACTGAACCGttgcgtcgccgccctcgcgTTTCCTCCGCGGCGGCTACCTCAGCCGCGATCTCGTCCCGCACCTGCTGCATGCGCATCTGCAGCCCCACCGCAACGTTTTTGCTGGAGTCCCCGTCGAAGTCTATCGGGTAGGCGCCGATGCGGATATGGACGTCGGCCGGCAGACCGCCGCACCCCATTCGCGGCGGCCACGTCTTCTCGCTGCCGACGGACACCACGTAGTAgacgcggaggcgatgcTCGATGACGGTAGCGAAGGTGCCGTAGCGGAacgcctgcagcgtctccggGGTTTTGTTGACGGCGCCCTCAGGGAAGAAGACGAGGTTGCCGCCGAGGCGCAGGTGCCAGCGCATGTGCTGCGACACTATCGCCTGCTTCTCCTTGTCCACGTGGAAATTGCCGTCTGCGTCCGACTTGAAGTACACGGGGAAGTGCCCGACGCGGTCGAAGACGCCGCCGAAGATCGGGATCTTGCGCAGCGACGACTTCATCAGTGTGCGCATCTGTATTAGGTGCGACATGGGCGTAATGCCGACCATCTCGAAGGCATCCCAGAAGGAGGTGTGGTTCagtgcgaaggcggcgccggtACGGGCGATGTCGTCCCAGCACGCCGGCTTTCCGTGCTCGTTGGCGTCGAACTGCACGTGCATGCGGATCTGTGGGTTGACCCACCAGACAGCCTTGAAAATGCAGCCGAAAATGAAGACGCAGATGCGTTGCacacaccgccgcggcactcCGAGGTAGCGGAGCGGGTCGATCAGGTAGACGAGTGCGGAGGATGGAACGATCAgggcggtggaggagagcagaAACCACTTCTGCATGACCCACTTCGGCacgaggcgctggcggagaagTGTGTAGCCGGTGCCGAGTGCGACGGCCAGCAGGGCGCCCTGCTGTCTGCCCGTCAGGTGCGGCAGCCGTGCAGCCGTCTCATGTACTACGCGAGCCACCGCTGCACCCATCTTTACCGAGAGCGAGGGAATacacgcggtgctgcacgtgtgtgtgtgtgttggtgtgttGGTGCCCGTCCCCTATCTAGGCCCgcgagaagagcagcagcaaggaACACAAGATAAAGAGTTGGAGACGAGCAGCGGGAGGACACGTAGTTCGACACACCGACAGAGAGGTGCGAAGGAGGCGTGCCGACGGAGCGGAGACCCCAAAAAGAGCCGAACGGCGAcaacaggaggaggaggagggccgcGGTAAAGACTCAACGCGCTCGGTCTGCTTTCGTGCAAAGAGCGGGACTCCACGCCCACTCTCCTCCCCTCAAACGCCCGCCCACGGCCTTGCCACAggcacccccctccctctccccccccctatccgcgtggtgccaagcagcgGTAGGCGGTGTGAGGGGGGGGCCCGGGTCGGGGAGACACGCTCCAACCACGCTGGCACGTCGCCCGTCCATATGGATCgtacaagcgtgtgcacggccgccggttgctctgacctcccccTCTCACGTCCTAGGCACCCTGACCCTGCCACCACGCGAAGTGGCCCGGCACCGGCAAAGGGATAGgatgggggggagggggaggtctGCTCGGCTTCCACCCGGAGAGTGGGCGTGCACTGGCCGCTGAGGCAccacgcgctgcggtgtgcgccccctcccctccccccacccgTCGTtcgggagaggaggagggagccTTCTGAAGAAAAGGACGAGCGCGTGTAGCGAGATGGCAACGCGTGTGTGGCAGTGAGCGACGGAAGGAGCggcaggagaggagagatGAAGCACGATACTGAGCCCGTGTCAGAAAACGGGAACGCCTTCGTTTGAGGGACCgggtggtggaggcgatggccGTTCCTACGTAATGTGCCCCGCCGTCGAGAGAGCagatgtgtgcgcgtgccgttCGGCCTTTCTTTATGTTCCTTgggcacccccccccacacacatgtacacatacatacacagacaTGCATATaccctcacccacccccaccccacacgcagaggcagcTTGTATCTCCCCATTCTCGCTTTCTAAATCGTCTCCTCTCAGCATGGGGACGCACAAGCGCCACCTCTCTTCGTAGTGCACGCAACGATGCTtgccgacacacgcgcggcggtggtgtgggcCCGCACGAGCCAAAGTCACCCAGCTGGCTGCGGCATGCTCACCGAGGTCGCGCTTGACATGGATGAGGACGAGGAGcggcggtcgctgctgcagctgctgctgtgaccTCCGTGGATTTCATTGTAAAtgcgcagcgcgtcctcATCGCCGCACGTGGGGCCGAGGGAGCCGAGGTTGCACACATGACCGCTGCGTGGCGCTTGTGGCCGTGCCGAGTCTTCGGAGAGGATGAATGCCGCACTGCTGGGGCTGCCTCTGAAGCAGTTCGGTGCCGCTCGGCCAGCGCCGTGCTCGCCCGAAGAGCcgtcctcatcgtcgtcgccaccgctctcgttgtcgtcgtcatcctcgGAAGACATCTCGGCGAGGTGAGGCGGAAACCCCTGCAGTGCCGGCACGAGGCCGCTGCTCACGTGCGCCATTGTTGGAGGCCGTTCCACTTCCTCGCCAGCAGCCACTACCGCAggtgtggcagcagcagtgctgtCGACCGCGGCAGACCTGTTCGACAGCGTTGGATCGAGCCGTGCGGAAGCTAgggacggcgtcgtcgtAGTCACttgtcgcagctgcgccttgaGCTCCGCCGCTTCGCGAGTTCGGGCGCGCAGGGCCTCGGTGAGGCGCTCTAGTTGCCGCCTGTCTTCCTCCACATCCCTGTCAAGAATTGTACCGGCTATCAGGTGCGCCGGCGAAGACACAGGAGGCACCTCCACAGAAACGGGAGACGATGCATAGCCACCGCAGGAGCTAGGGGTTGGTGTGGCGATCGTCAACATGCCCTCATCACCTTCATTGACCGCTGACGGAGTGACGACGCCATTTTGGTCCGTCGATACGGGATCAACGTGACAGGGCGCCGACGGTGTGCCCCAATCGCCTTTCAATCGTTTAGTAGCGTCGACAACGCCactcgcgcgcggcggcgcactggACAGACGGCAGAGACGACGCAACACCGTCACCCAGGCTGAGGCGGGGGTGAGCCCTGCCTCCGTGGAAGCAGGGATGAtgagaaaggagagggaaTCGGCtgacgcggcggcaccacagGCAGCGTCAGGAGCAATACGGAGACGCacgccactgccgcacgCCTCAtctgcctccgccgccggctcGATACTGCAGGCGGGGGTGAGAGGGACGACAGGATATCCATCATCCATGGCGGATGCCTGGAAGTCATTGTTAccgtgctctgctgcgtcgTGGCGTTTACTCGACGGCCAGTCCGTCTCGAAGGAGTGAGAGTCATCTTCGGCATCTTCCGTGAAGTGAAGCTGTGGGCGCGGTGAGAGACGCAGCCGGAGTCGTGCGCGATACCGCAGGCCGAGTACGTCATCGAGCAGCCACACCGGTTGagaccgcagcagctgctgtaACGCACGCTGATGCACCACGTAGTCACGAAGGGTGAACTCGGGAGAGGGTGCGAcggacggcgacggtgacgcaGAAGCGTCGGACATGTCTAAGAGACGtggagggagaaagaggggaaagagacgaccgcgcacacacacacacgcacacacacacacacacacacacacacacacacacacacacacacacgcaccccaGCGCGAGCAGCGTCCGTTACAGGCGCGTCTTGCGAGGGGTGAGAGGACGTGCTGATCTGTCCCGGTGACGAGGCGGCGAGGTATGTCTACGAATCTGTTCGGTGAGCGCGCTGGTGAGTATGCCGGTGtgcttggcgctgctgtgagggagacagagagagagagagagggcgaggaaaaa
Encoded here:
- a CDS encoding acyltransferase-like protein, copy 2, whose amino-acid sequence is MGAAVARVVHETAARLPHLTGRQQGALLAVALGTGYTLLRQRLVPKWVMQKWFLLSSTALIVPSSALVYLIDPLRYLGVPRRCVQRICVFIFGCIFKAVWWVNPQIRMHVQFDANEHGKPACWDDIARTGAAFALNHTSFWDAFEMVGITPMSHLIQMRTLMKSSLRKIPIFGGVFDRVGHFPVYFKSDADGNFHVDKEKQAIVSQHMRWHLRLGGNLVFFPEGAVNKTPETLQAFRYGTFATVIEHRLRVYYVVSVGSEKTWPPRMGCGGLPADVHIRIGAYPIDFDGDSSKNVAVGLQMRMQQVRDEIAAEVAAAEETRGRRRNGSVLEAKGAKTLDIAPPHAAREVHATRATT